CATTGGAACAAGCCATGTCGGTTTCGTCCCTGCCCGCCAGCCAACTGCCAACTTCGCTGGATCCCGGCAAACTCCGTGACCGCGACCCGAAAGTGTTGGAGCAGGACTGGGAGCTTCGCAATCAACCCAACGGGGCCAATGGTCGCTAACAAGGGCAAGTCCCAACATTCGCGTCCTCACTGCACTCATCTCTCGTCCAATAATTTGATCAAACGCTCGTCATGAACGAACAAGCCAAACAACCCGCGAAGCCCATTCTTCATAGAGCCACCTTGACCGAATTGGTCTATTGCAGCGTCGCGACTCGTCCCATCAGCGAAGAGGACCTGAGCCGCTTGCTGGCATCAGCGCGATCCAACAATGCCGCGCTCGAGGTGACCGGCATTTTGCTGTACAGCGATGCGACGCGAGAATTTGTGCAGATGATCGAAGGTGAAGAAGCAACGTTGATGAAGTTGTTTTCCATCATCGCGTCGGACGATCGTCACACATCAGTCGACATGATGTATCGTGGCTCCATTGAGTCACGCAGTTTCGACGGTTGGTCGATGGCTTACCGCTCCATGGAAGACATCGAACCAAAGATCCTCGGCGGACAAACGTCTTTCCGTACCGCCACGCAGTCCGTCTCTGCCCGAGAAGGAACCGTCAGCCGCGCACGAGCGATGTTTCATTCCTTGAGTTCGACGAACTGATCACTCAAGTCGATTGCTTTTGTCACGACGCTGCGTATCTCTCAAACGTGACACCGGTCGGCTCACGCCAATCCGCTAAAAGACTTTGGTCTTGCAAAAAAAGCATGTTAGCGGCACGGCGCAAGCCGTCCGGTATCGGAACTCTTCTTCGCATCGTTGCATCACCGGTCGGCTCGCGCCGATCCGCTACGAACTTTGGTTGCGCAGAAACAGCTTGTTAGCGGCACGGCGAAAGCCGTACGGTGCCACTACAACCAGCACGAAATTCTCTGTATCGGCACGGCAACGGGAAGTATCTGTAGAACGACAGGTCGAGGTATTCGGAGCATTCTCGTGGTTCTAACGTTGGATCTTCCGCGTTGCTTTACAATGTCGGCTTCAAAAGCGTTGCCTTCAAAAGCGCTGGCGAATTTCTAAAACGTTCCGCGTGATGCCCTGCGTGACTGCGAGCTTTTGATCGGCAGCTTTCGAAGATCATCAGGAGACACCGTTCGTGACCGAATTCAACCGACTCACTCTTTGTTACTGCATCATCTTGTGTTGCCTGAGCGGACCCGTTGTCGCCCAGGAGCCAGTACGGGAGCCCGCGAAGAAGCGGTGGATCATTGATCCGCACACGCACTTCAAAGGAGCGGAACAGATTGAACGGGAGGCGCGGACGACCAAACGCCATCCGAAGAACACGCTAGGGCACGTGATCACCCCGGAAGATTATTGTTCGGTGGCGGATCGATTGGGAATCCAGTCTACCGTGGTCGTGGAAGCGGTCGAACAAGACACACCGCAGTTCAATGACTGGTTACTTGAACAAGCTGAATCAGATTTGATCAGCGGCTATGTCGCTCGTGGCAATCTGTTGTCGCCCGAATTTGCTGCCAACTATGAACGGTACAAGTCGAGTGGGTACTTGCGAGGCTTTCGATTTCGCCAAGCCGAGTTGCGAGGCTACTTGGATCACGAAACGGCCAGGCAGCATCTCCAACGTTTGGAGCGTGATGGCATGGTGGTGGACCTGCTGGTCAACAGCGACCACGCAGAATATGTCATGGCACTGGCGCGAGAATATCCCGAGCTGAAGATCGTGATCGATCACTGCTTCGGAGCTCGATTGGTAAGTGGCAAGGTGTCACCCGAGTGGACCAAAGCGGTCAACGATTGCAGCCAGTTTCCAAACGTGCACTGCAAACTTTCCAGCATCTTGAACTTCAGCGATGCCGCACCGTTTGGCCAGCCCGCATCCGTCGATTTGGAAACCTACAAGCCGATTCTGGAAACTTGCTTCCGTGCCTTCGGGGAAGACCGGGTGATGTTCGCCACGAACTGGGCCGTTTGCACTCACTACGGACAAGTTGATGATGTTGTGAACATCGTGACAGAGTTTCTGAAGTCGAAGGGCGAGCAAGCGTTGCACAAAGGAATGCGTGAGAACGCCTTGCGCGTTTTCCAAATCCGCGAAGAGCATCTCCGTCCGCGCGAAAAAAAGTAGGCCGGATCAAGAAACGAAGTGACGCAGATCCGGCACAAACTTGGAATCCACGACGTCCCGCCGGAACTTCACTTCGTGTTGTTCCGGCCGACGATTGGTCTGACTCGTATTCGGGCGGCGCATAAAAAAAGCCCGGTGTGGACCGGGCATTTTTCGAAGAAGTACCGAAGGAGGGACTCGAACCCTCACTCCCTTGCGGGAACTGGATTTTGAATCCGATGCTGCGATCACCGCAAAACCTTACGGGAAAAAGCTTTCGGAAGTTCTAAGCCCTCCCTGTTGTACCCCTCGTTGTACCAAGGCTTTTCCGTTGCCTCTTTCTGGCCCTCGGCGAGAGCCGAGGGGCAGAGGCTACCTGGACGACTCGGACAGCCCGGAAGACGCAAAGAAAAGCCTCCGGAAGACCTCGTCTGGGCAGGGCTGTCCGGGCTGTTGGCGACGGTAGCGGCGGAAAGAGCTGACGTTTTTGGCTCTGTCCAACCTGTCTAGGCTGTTGCACCTGTCCTGCCGCTTTGAAAAGAAGAGGCGGCTCCCAACTGCGAGGACGACCGCAGACGGGGCGAGAGACCAGGAAAGCAGGGTCGCGTACTCCCGAGAGTCCCACGCCGCCAAAAAGGCGGCGAAGCCGACTTGATGGGGGCAGTAATTGGGCGAATTCCGAGCCAGAATTCATGCCTCTGCTAGGCTCCAATGTTACATGCTGCGACCACCACTCCGCTGAAAGGACGTCTCCATCAGGTCGCTCTCGCTGTATGCCCGGTATCGTACCTTTACACCCGCCAACCGCTGCAGGGCGGTTGCCATAGCCCCCGTCAATTGTCTAGCCTGGGTATCTGTCCCCTTTAGCTCGGGATATCTACTCGGTTTATGCCCGGTAGTTAATCGGGATAATTAATTGTTCCCAGACCGAAACATGTCAGACGAAAACCCGTACACAACGCCGATACCTGATCCCGTCAATCGAGCAACGACAACTGTATCCGCAGGCGCCAATGCCCTTCAAACGTCCATGCTGGTATTGGGGGTCGGCGCATCGGCATTGCTGGCTGGACTGGTCTGTTGGTTTTGTATAAGCGCGGCTGCAGCGGATACTGGGTATCCTGCTCTTCTGTTGGCATTCATTGTGTCTCCAGTCGCGAATATTGTGATTGCACTAGGCTGTGTTGCGGTCTGCGCGATCGGATCATCCCGCGATGGTATGATGGCTGCTCCCGCTGCTTTCATCGCGCCGTTTCTCTCCACCGTCTATGTGTTCTACTACGTAATGTTTGTGATCGACGTTCATGGCTCTTGACGTGCACTCAGGCTGCGGGGAACCATGCCGTGAACCGGAGGACGGCATCACGCGGTCACAAATGGAAAATCAAAACGCCGTCCCCGGTTACGGCTACCGTTCGCTGGCTATTTGAATGAAATCGACTGATCTTGCAGCGTTTTTTAACCTGATCTGTATTCTCGCGATGGCAACACCCTGCGTCGCCTCCGACAGCAACAAATTGCGGCATCGATGGAACGACCGTCTTGAAGCGGAACTTGCTGAGCTGAGCGATGAGGATCAAGAGCATCCACGGAACATACTGATCGTCTCCAAGGCTTCAGCCGGGGAGATCGAGGAAGCGATCTCGATTGTGTCAGATGTGGTTCCGCGAGAGAGACGAGCAGAAATGCTCGGTTACGTTGCAGCGTGCCAGGCTCAGGCTGGGGAGCTTCGGGGTGCTACAGAAACCGTGAATCTTATTGCGTCAAGCGTTTCCCGGCAGTTTGCATGGAAACGCGTTATCCAGGTCTTGGCTTCCGTACGCAGACTAGATGATGCTCGCAATCTTCTGAAACATCTCGATGAGATTTCCATCCGTGATGATGTTCTCGCGCTGCTAGCTTTGGCCCACGCTAAAGAAGGGGCGTTTGAGGTCGCTAGCGAAACAGCTGAGACGATCAGTTCAAAAGATATCCGCAACGATGTGGCTGCGAAGATACGCACAGTCCGTGGGGGTGAGATCAACCCAATCGAAAAATTGAAACGCGGTTATATCCGCGATCAAATTTCGGTGCTGACCGCATTCTCAGGGCCAAATGCATACCGTGAACCAATCCTTGCCATTGCAGCAGCCCAAAATGGTGATGCTGCATCATTGGATCGTCTTGCCAAAGCGGCCACTGACGACGCTGGGACATCGCTTCTCGAACCACGGCTCTCAACGACATCGGTACTGCTTGCGGTAGCGTTTGCAAATTCGGGAAATACCGCGAAAGCTAAGCGGTTAATCAATGCCGGTTATGAAGCCTCTGGTCGTGACGATAGGTTCGGAACCGTCAATGCGTTCGGCAGCCCAATTTTGGTGTATTTGATGATTCAATTAGAGATGCAGCAGCTCTTGCTAGAAGATTTTGCGCGAACACGCAGCGAAGGTGGTCGAACTAGTGAACAGACACTTCAAGCAATGGGGGCAGCGTTTGCAGAATTGGAGAGGCTTGAGAGTGGTGAAGAGATCTACAAAACACTCCGCAATCCAGTAGAGAAAAGTAACTTTTGCGTGGGGGTTCTTACTGGACTCGACTACTTGCAGCGAACAAAGCCGTGAACCGGAGCGGCGAAGTCGAGCGGGTTTAAAATGGAGAACCATTCGTCGCCGCCCGGTTACGGCGGTCGTTCGTCGATAAGGAGTGATTGATTGTCGCGACCGAAGACAATCCTATTTACACGCGGACGCTGGGACCGCATCTTTGCGACTGCGACGCTGGTCGCCTCCGGTGTTGCATTTTTCAGTATCTATCTGATTGGTGGATTGCGTTTTCTCGTTGTGCCATTTGTTTTCGTTGGTATGTGGCTCTATTTCCGACGATCAACGCCAGAATCTGGCACGCGCATTGATACGATTGAGGGGAATCCAGCGACGATCCGCCTGTTGGTTTGGCTGGGGCTGATTTTGGTGTGGACCTTTAGTTTCTTCTTGTTCGACACCCTCGTCCTTGGTAACTCGTTTCATGGTCCTCTGTATTGGTATCATTGGGTATTCTTGGTTGCTACCGTAGCGTCCATGACCATTGGTTGCGGGTTGATCGGTCCCATCTCAGCACATCAGAAACCCGCGGCAGATAACGACGAACCATCGGATGCACGTGAGTCGCCGAGCTGAGTTTTTTGAAATGGTGAGTCGTTCGCGGCGACCACGTGATCCGTACCGTTCGTCGCACGTCACTTGCAGTGTTCATTTCAACGTCTTTCGCATTTGAGTACAACGTGAACGTTTCGAAATACATCCGTGCCGATCTCCGATCTTTGTTTGTCTTGATCGTAGCCAATGTCGTTGCATCAATTCTTCATTACGTCGACAATATTTGCTACTTCGATGACTACCCGGAACCAACCTGGCTTGACCCGTGCATCGTAGACGCCTTTTGGTTCGTGATGACGCCATTTGCAATCGCTGGATACTGGTACTACACCCAGAATTGGGCTGATCTTGGAAAATGGGCGTTGGTCATCTACTCCGTGATGAGCATGCTTGTTTTGGGACACTACCTAATTACACCACCGTGGGATGTTTCGTTGAAGATCAATGCCTTCATCCTCTTAGAGACTCTTGCGGCCGTTGTGCTGCTGCTCTACGTGGTCAGTGGCGTGCCGAGTACTGAACCCACAATCTAAAGCGACGAATCATGAAATGCACAGGAGGACGGGAGTCAACGTTTTTGGTGTGCTTGCAAGTCTTTCGCCCGTCCCCCGTGATTTCTACCGTTCCCCGACTGAAAAGAACTCCCCATCACCGCAAGGACAACGCTGATGGCCATCCTCGATTTAACGCTCGACAGTGATTGCCCGCCGATTGAGGTTTACACCGTCTTGCGATCCGTGACCGGAATCTCAGTTGGCCAATTGCGACAACGTGCGTCATCTCGATCACCAGTCGTCGTGTGGGATACTGACGATTTCCCGCTCGCGTCGGAACGCGAAAGGCACCGCGCAACGATTCTCGATGCGATAAATCGTTTGATGTCCTGCAAATGTGGGTTTCGTTTGGACTATCGACCCGCACCTGAGGACGACGCGGAGACTGTGTCAATCGCCATGCTTGAGAACTTGTTCAAAGCCGAGATAGAATACGACAACCAAACCTACGACTGATCGAAGTGGTTGACTCGTACCCGTTGCAAACGCGGCGAACCATCTAATGTACCCGAGTCGCGAAGTCGGGCGTCTGAACAATGGAAAGTCTCTCGTCGCGACCGAGTGATTTTAAACGTTCGCCGCCCGGTTGCGGTGGCGTTCGTCAACTAACTAAGGATCGCCTTACATTATGACTGATTGGCTTGCACAAGCGTACGAGCAGTTTCTGATGGATGGAGACGAGGTACTGTTAAAATCCGCTATTGAGCAATATGGTGGAACCGAATCACCGTCCGAATTAGATTGCCCCTTCGCACATCGAATTCAGGATCTGGTTGTATGCGGTGACTGGTTCCGCGTGGTGCGTGTCTACGATCCTGATGATCGCTCATGTCGCGTGTACATCTATCCATTCGACACATCATTTGGAGGGCAGCCGGGTGTACCGTACGAACTTTCTGGTGATTCGTTGCATCAATGGGTGATGGATGAATTGGAGGAACCGACAGATGGGGATACGGACTGGAGTAAGTACGGCATTATGTCCGACTGAAAGCGGCGGCGAGTCAATAAGGATTTCACGGTCGCCCAACTGAAGCTCAAATCCTCTGTGCAAGAAGCTCAACAGAAAGAGCCCCCTCCCGAAAGATCGAGAGGGGGCTCTTTTCTTCTCCAGCCTCACGTGCTTTATTCAGTATTCGTCGCAGAGATAGACCGTCGTATGCGAACGATCAGCTGCCGTCTCCACGTAGAAATCATCCCCGCCCTCGCCCTTGTACTTCGAGAGAATGCGAAGTTGGCAGTCGATCGAGAAAATGTTCTCCTTAATATCCGCGGGGCAGAGATCGCCAAACTCGCCCGAAGCGTGGCAAGTCAGAGCCTGATGAATGTCCCGATGGGACAGAGACTCCAGAGCGGTCCGGGAAATCAGAAGTTGCCCCATCGGGAAGAGTGGCTCGCTCATTTTGCACCTCCCTTCGTGCTGCGGCGAGCAGACTTTTTGACTGCCTTTTTAACCGCCTTCCGAGGCTTTTCCTTGGCCTCGGGAGCGGCTTTGGAAGGAGCGGGGCTCCGACGCCGCGAAGGCTTCTTCACAGCCTTCTTCGTGGTTTTCCGTGGCTTCTCTTTGACCTCGGGGGCGGGAGCATCCGAATACTCTTGGCGGAGCAACATCCCAAGAATCAGAGTCTGCGGAAGTCCTGTGGCGAATGAGGCATCCTTCAAGGTAATCAATGATTCATCCGAAATCGGAAGCCGTGCTGCATGGTTGCTTCCAATCTCCTTCTGGAATCCGAGAGCCAAAACCTTCTGAGTGAAATCCTCAAGGCGGGAGGAGACGACGCCATCAACGAACTGTTGATTCGTGACTCCGCGAAGGTCGCGTTTATATCGGAAGGCTTCGAGGTCTTCGGCGGTGAATTTCAGAACTCGGAAATTGCATTCGGTGGTCATAGTTATAATTCCTGGAGAGTGGGTCGGGGGGAGGGGGGATTAGAGTCCGAGGTAGATGCGGACGAGCTGCGTCATCTTCTCGTCCATCGGCTCGGACTCGATTTTGTAGAGGGCTGTCGGGTCATTCATGACAGCGTCGATCTCTGAGTCTTCGCCTTCCTCGTAGGGACGAGGTGGCTCGCCTGGGATTGCGATGAGGGTTTGTGATTCGTCGAAGATGACTCGTGTTTGATCGTCGAAGACTAGGACGTTGAGGGTGTCGTTTTCGATCAGTCGGGTGGCGGTCTTCATGCTCTCTCTGCTCGCTTGAAGGAAAAGTAATTAAAGGAAAATCCATTAAAACAGGCCGAAAAATCGGCAGGAATTATTCCTCTTCCAAGCGATATGTGACTCACTGTCGCATCCATTCCGGCAGGTGGTGAGTGCAGGCGTTGCGGCAGTCTTTAATGCGTTTTCCAGCAGAAGACTTTGCAGGAAAAGTTAGGTTATCTCGCACCTAATTCAGGAGTATTAAAGATGGCAGAAAGATGGCGACCGATCGTTCACAAAGGCATCCCCTTCCCCTACGAAGTCAGCGATCAGGGGAGGATTCGCAACGCAAGAACTCGCCGAATCAAAAGGCAACAGGAAAACTGCAGGACCGGCTATCGCTATGTCATGCTCAGCGGACCAGGGAAACTCTACCCGCTGAGAATTGCGTCCCTCGTCGTGACGGCATTCCTTCGCGAGAGAGAGCCGTGGGAACAAATCGATCATATTAACGGCAGTAAAACCGACGACAGACTAAAAAACCTCGAAATCGTAACCCAGCAAATCAACGTCAGGAGACGCTACAACATGCAAGGCTCAGTTAAACGGACGACCAATCATTTCCTTACGCCAGAAACGCATGAACGCATCAAAGAAATCTGGCAGACTGGTGAATATAGCCAAGTCGATATAGCCCGAATGTTCGGCATTACGAACGGTGCCGTCTCCAAAATCATCAAAAGGAAATCCAAAGTCCGGTCCTATAAGAACGGCAAACAGGAGGACCGAAAACCCGACTTCAGCAAGGCGAAGAAGACCAAGGTCCGAGCGAAGCTCAATGCGTCAATGGCTAGAGAAATCTACGAATCAACAGACTCACAGAAAGAATTGGCTCAGCGATTCGGCGTCTCCCAAGTCACGGTGAGCAAGATCAAAAGCGGCTCCGCATGGAGAGCGGCGACAGGGCACGTCAGCCCATCTTCTGAAGAGCCATCGAGAGGCACTCAATAGGCCAACCAGCCCTGTCCAAAATCGTCATGATGGAGTCATCCCAATTCTCCACCAACTCCTCATATGAAATCACCAAATCGGAACTGCGGAGGAACAAATCATCCGCAATTCCGATTTGCCTCCGCATCTCAGCCCGAGGAATCACCGGCTTCAGGCGATTACTCACCGGCTCCTGAGCAGTCCAACGCCCCGTCGCACAAGCTCTCTGCCAAGAATCTATCTGAGCCTCGACATCCCTGCGGAACATGAAGACTCGAAAGCCGAAGCCGTTGTACTTGCCGAAATCCGGAAGCGAACGGGACAGCACCAGAAGCTTGAATAGATTGTGCTGCCGAATATGGATAGACCTGTCCCGCGAAAGCTTGAAGTCCGAATAACCATCCTCCGGATTCAGGACCTCCCCGGCAGACTTCGCAAGAGAATGAGACGCCAGCGAAGTTAGCAGCAAATGGGTGCCGCAACGAGGGCTGCTGCAAATGACGATCTTCTTCATACTCTCTTGAACCACAAGCTACCAATACGAGAGCAGCGACCCACCAATTCCTCCACAGCCTGAATCACTCCAGGCCACTCCGGGCAATAATCGTGTCCGCAGATATAGCCCCCAGGCATGACCTTCGGAAGCCAAGCTGAGATGTCCGCAGCGACGTGCTCATATTCATGCATCGCATCGATGAAGACAGCTCCGAGCGAAGCATCCGGAAAACTCGACGCCATAGGCAATGAATCCCCGACGCGAATTTCAGCGTCCACCGAAGACCGTCGCAGATTCGCCAAAACGCCCTCCGCAGACTTCCGAATCCCAAGCATCTGCTCCCGAGTCCTCCAGCCCTTCACGGCTCGCCAAGGATCGATCATCGTCAAGCCGCAGGACTTCGGCAGATGCAAGCCAATAGCGAGAGCCGAACGCCCAGCATAAGAGCCCACCTCCACGAAACGAGAGCCCTCCGGAACCCGAGCCGCCAAAGTCGCGAGACCAATAAGCTCTTCCCGCGTCGTCTGACCAGCAATTCCTATCGCCTGATCGAAGACCTCGGGGAGTAGACGACGCTCGCCATAAGCCGCCAAAATATCCGCCCTTTGGGACGCGCTCAAAGACGGATAGCCGTTCGCGTGCAGAAAGAAGGCCTCCCGCTTCATCCCGTCATCGGTCCAACGTTCATGCGTCGGGACATTGAAACGCGCGTCCAGAATATCAGCCGTGCCCGAAGGAATGCTCTGGAGAATCTGGTTCAGTTGCTCCTGCTCCCAATAGACGCCCTGGATTGGCCCTTCACTCGCTATCCGCTCTTCCAGATGCCTCATTCCGACGCTATCCAGACAGACTACGCCCGTGTTCCAGTACAGGTCAGCGGGCCAGCACTCATCCCGACGCATAAGCCAATTCAAGCCTAAATCGCGGGGAGGAGTCTTCCGAGTCGGAATCCGAAGATGAAGCTCCGAGCACGCCCCATTGCGATGCTCGAAGATATCGGGGCTCCCAGACCTCGGAAGAACATCAGCGTCGAGCAGGAGAAGCTGATCGTACCCAGCCCTCACCGCCTCATGGACAAGCTCATACTTCGCGAAGGGAGGCTCATGCATCGAGGTCCCCGTCACCAGCAAAATATCAGCATCGACCTGCTCGGCATAATCCAACGCATAAGGGAGAGTCAATTCAATCATCCCCGCAAAATTCACCGCAGCGGTAGCGATCAATCTCCCCTCAGGCTCTGGTGGAGAGTCCTCCACCGAATCCACCGACTGAAGGTCTGACAAATCCTCGCAGCGAATCACCTCAGTCGACTCGTGGCAAAGATCCTCGATGAAGTCAGTGGAGCCCGCCCAAGTCCCCAGCACGACGAGATCGAACTTCTGACCCTCAAGACTCGAAGGGTATTTCACCATATTCAAATTCGCCGCATTCACTCCCGCCCTTTCGAGGACGCGAAGTGGACCGACCCAATTGAAGCCGCCTTCGAAGTAGAGCCAACTGACTTCGGCGGATTGCTGCTGCGATAGTAGATTCAGGATCTTATCCTGCCCGAGATGATCCAGGATGAGCACCCTCTCGAATCGCCTGTCCCCAATTTCGGCGAGCATACGCTTCGTATTCTTGTCGCAGGGGAAGAACTCCGTGTCTGCGGGCAATTCATTCAGATTCCACCAGCACCGTTGAATATGCTTCTTGGACTTGGCCCCGAAGTGATAGACGCTCGTCCGCATCACCCGATTCCGAGCCCATTCCCTGCGGAATTTCGGATACCACGTATTGAAATGCATCGGAATCGAGTAGATCGGCACACCCTCATGCAGAAGCTTCACGCAGGTCGCGTTCTCATCAGGGCAGCCATACCGGTCGAAATTGATGCGAGAGCCCAGACTGTAGGCGTCGATCGACTTGAGCAGCTCCGAATGACGCTCGATCGAGTACAGGTACATCCCACCATTGAAATGCAAATACTTCGGCTGAGATGGAATCCCAAGTCTCTGGGACCAATAATTCTGTGCTCGGACAGACCTG
This genomic stretch from Rhodopirellula halodulae harbors:
- a CDS encoding BLUF domain-containing protein; the protein is MNEQAKQPAKPILHRATLTELVYCSVATRPISEEDLSRLLASARSNNAALEVTGILLYSDATREFVQMIEGEEATLMKLFSIIASDDRHTSVDMMYRGSIESRSFDGWSMAYRSMEDIEPKILGGQTSFRTATQSVSAREGTVSRARAMFHSLSSTN
- a CDS encoding amidohydrolase family protein, coding for MTEFNRLTLCYCIILCCLSGPVVAQEPVREPAKKRWIIDPHTHFKGAEQIEREARTTKRHPKNTLGHVITPEDYCSVADRLGIQSTVVVEAVEQDTPQFNDWLLEQAESDLISGYVARGNLLSPEFAANYERYKSSGYLRGFRFRQAELRGYLDHETARQHLQRLERDGMVVDLLVNSDHAEYVMALAREYPELKIVIDHCFGARLVSGKVSPEWTKAVNDCSQFPNVHCKLSSILNFSDAAPFGQPASVDLETYKPILETCFRAFGEDRVMFATNWAVCTHYGQVDDVVNIVTEFLKSKGEQALHKGMRENALRVFQIREEHLRPREKK
- a CDS encoding NUMOD4 domain-containing protein → MAERWRPIVHKGIPFPYEVSDQGRIRNARTRRIKRQQENCRTGYRYVMLSGPGKLYPLRIASLVVTAFLREREPWEQIDHINGSKTDDRLKNLEIVTQQINVRRRYNMQGSVKRTTNHFLTPETHERIKEIWQTGEYSQVDIARMFGITNGAVSKIIKRKSKVRSYKNGKQEDRKPDFSKAKKTKVRAKLNASMAREIYESTDSQKELAQRFGVSQVTVSKIKSGSAWRAATGHVSPSSEEPSRGTQ
- a CDS encoding class I SAM-dependent methyltransferase, translating into MTNAIVTLSMKPQIMHPKCRSNYAYIADKWGVELHVLEEPTAKDLECHPHWHKQTICRYVQENLPHVERVLQLDDDLLFRSDCPNLFDIVPEDKFGACSYLPNSRSVRAQNYWSQRLGIPSQPKYLHFNGGMYLYSIERHSELLKSIDAYSLGSRINFDRYGCPDENATCVKLLHEGVPIYSIPMHFNTWYPKFRREWARNRVMRTSVYHFGAKSKKHIQRCWWNLNELPADTEFFPCDKNTKRMLAEIGDRRFERVLILDHLGQDKILNLLSQQQSAEVSWLYFEGGFNWVGPLRVLERAGVNAANLNMVKYPSSLEGQKFDLVVLGTWAGSTDFIEDLCHESTEVIRCEDLSDLQSVDSVEDSPPEPEGRLIATAAVNFAGMIELTLPYALDYAEQVDADILLVTGTSMHEPPFAKYELVHEAVRAGYDQLLLLDADVLPRSGSPDIFEHRNGACSELHLRIPTRKTPPRDLGLNWLMRRDECWPADLYWNTGVVCLDSVGMRHLEERIASEGPIQGVYWEQEQLNQILQSIPSGTADILDARFNVPTHERWTDDGMKREAFFLHANGYPSLSASQRADILAAYGERRLLPEVFDQAIGIAGQTTREELIGLATLAARVPEGSRFVEVGSYAGRSALAIGLHLPKSCGLTMIDPWRAVKGWRTREQMLGIRKSAEGVLANLRRSSVDAEIRVGDSLPMASSFPDASLGAVFIDAMHEYEHVAADISAWLPKVMPGGYICGHDYCPEWPGVIQAVEELVGRCSRIGSLWFKRV